The Deinococcus koreensis genome includes a window with the following:
- the dnaE gene encoding DNA polymerase III subunit alpha: MAQLGVLLACQSFFSEGRSTVSPRKLVQLAAQRGYSAVGLVDWCSVSGAVELCEAARDAGLQALIGVTLPVLFPAPPRSKAANEAFPLVLLAQSREGYAHLCELITHVHLQSPEGVPLAVLQAVAGKGRGDLVCLTGGRLGFPTVLGERRELARAAQLLRTLRAIFPFNLYVQLYHGAAPNERRRLEYLRGLARDLELPVVAAPEVSMAEAADFPLLDALTCARLGIDVQTPHAERPRNDARHVSTPAEWGRLLPFPDALENARRLAERGALDLLPERLASPEPRLKPFQTPIGVLEERAFTALREKYAPDVLVQADTRLRQELATVRSLDMAGFFLTAAEVTDYCREHGILAAGRGSAAGSVLCYLLGITLSDPIKHNLLFERFLHTGRTSMPDVDIDIASSRRDQVLAWVEERWGQDGAGEAMVANRITYRLPSAVQDLGRALGLPPELRDRLSRALGRDFRHHRPHRARAAEVVFSEVLGDAPVKDALLTLLSRIEPGFVRHLAPHSGGVVLSGDTLTHHSPLSRSSGGIRMLAFDKDDVEKLGLIKLDLLGLRMLAALERAREEVLRLTGEWVPYGELPDDPGVWQEIQSGDTMGLFQIESPAQVQMTARLQPRDMTSLAHQIALVRPGPIQSGTVHPYVRRARGEEPVPDQPEPLKSILAATYGTLMFQEQILRIAVHYAGYSWPEADRFRSRLGKVEDPAELEELKTLFVAGAGLTCGAFPWEAEAVFTTCAAFRGYGFAESHAHAFAQHAYASAYMRRHHPAAFLAGLLTEAPGMWPEGVIASDFARRGVRLSPVDVNRSGISYRAETARGVRVPLTAVEGLSLESARRIVQERLVNGKFRSVEDFYDRVELKRDTLEALVKAGAFDGVDLQKNRREAYYVLHTVANAKPPGTHGVLTPKSESPELVELSPDEVLFLDLATKGLSETGRHPLDAHRGRLRDLGCLPLGGLKHGETVWAAGVVVAKQRPPTAKGFAFYVLEDATARIQAIISPDLWEAHRVLLRDARALLVQGVVTRTGRAVTVRVSRLAEVPLGRVQPADAAD; encoded by the coding sequence ATGGCGCAACTCGGGGTGCTGCTGGCGTGCCAGTCGTTTTTCAGTGAGGGGCGCTCCACCGTGAGCCCGAGGAAGCTCGTGCAGCTTGCGGCTCAGCGGGGATACAGCGCGGTCGGCCTGGTGGACTGGTGCTCGGTCTCTGGGGCGGTGGAACTGTGCGAGGCCGCAAGGGACGCCGGACTGCAGGCCCTGATCGGCGTGACCCTGCCTGTCCTGTTCCCGGCCCCGCCCCGCTCGAAGGCGGCGAACGAGGCCTTCCCCCTGGTGCTGCTGGCGCAGAGCCGGGAGGGCTACGCCCACCTCTGCGAGCTGATCACGCACGTGCACCTCCAGAGCCCGGAGGGCGTGCCCCTGGCCGTCCTGCAGGCCGTGGCGGGGAAGGGACGGGGCGATCTCGTCTGCCTGACGGGGGGCCGGCTCGGCTTTCCGACGGTGCTCGGGGAGCGGCGGGAACTCGCGCGGGCGGCGCAGCTCCTGCGCACCCTGCGAGCGATCTTCCCGTTCAACCTGTACGTGCAGCTGTACCACGGGGCGGCCCCCAATGAACGCCGGCGGCTGGAGTACCTGCGCGGCCTCGCGCGGGATCTCGAACTGCCCGTGGTGGCGGCCCCCGAGGTCAGCATGGCCGAGGCGGCCGACTTCCCGCTGCTCGACGCGCTGACCTGTGCGCGGCTCGGCATCGACGTCCAGACGCCCCATGCGGAGCGGCCGCGCAACGACGCCCGTCACGTCAGCACGCCGGCCGAGTGGGGCCGGCTGCTGCCCTTCCCGGACGCCCTGGAGAACGCGAGGAGACTGGCTGAGCGCGGTGCCCTCGACCTCCTGCCCGAACGTCTGGCTTCACCGGAGCCCCGGCTGAAACCCTTCCAGACCCCGATCGGCGTGCTGGAGGAGCGGGCGTTCACCGCGCTGCGGGAAAAATACGCCCCGGACGTGCTCGTGCAGGCGGACACCCGCCTGCGGCAGGAACTCGCGACGGTGCGCAGCCTCGACATGGCGGGCTTCTTCCTCACCGCCGCCGAGGTCACCGATTACTGCCGGGAGCACGGCATCCTCGCGGCCGGGAGAGGCTCGGCTGCAGGTTCCGTCCTCTGCTACCTGCTGGGCATCACCCTGTCCGACCCCATCAAGCACAACCTCCTCTTCGAGCGCTTCCTGCACACCGGGCGCACGTCCATGCCAGACGTGGACATCGACATCGCGAGTTCCCGGCGGGATCAGGTGCTCGCCTGGGTGGAGGAGCGCTGGGGCCAGGACGGGGCGGGGGAGGCGATGGTCGCCAACCGCATCACGTACCGGCTGCCGAGCGCCGTGCAGGATCTCGGCCGCGCCTTAGGCCTGCCCCCGGAGCTGCGCGACCGGCTGAGTCGGGCGTTGGGGCGCGACTTCCGCCACCACCGGCCGCACCGGGCGAGAGCAGCGGAGGTCGTCTTCAGCGAGGTGCTGGGGGACGCCCCGGTCAAGGACGCGCTGCTTACCCTGCTCTCGCGCATCGAGCCGGGGTTCGTGCGGCACCTCGCGCCGCACTCCGGGGGCGTGGTGCTGAGCGGCGACACCCTGACCCATCACAGCCCGCTGAGCCGCTCCTCGGGGGGCATCCGGATGCTCGCCTTCGACAAGGATGACGTGGAGAAGCTTGGCCTGATCAAGCTTGATCTGCTGGGGCTCCGCATGCTGGCGGCGTTGGAACGGGCCCGGGAGGAAGTGCTGCGGTTGACCGGCGAGTGGGTGCCGTACGGCGAGCTGCCCGACGACCCCGGTGTCTGGCAGGAGATCCAGTCCGGGGATACCATGGGGCTCTTCCAGATCGAGTCCCCGGCCCAGGTGCAGATGACGGCGAGGCTACAGCCGAGGGATATGACGTCGCTGGCGCACCAGATCGCGCTGGTGCGGCCGGGGCCGATCCAGTCCGGCACCGTGCATCCGTACGTCCGGCGGGCCCGGGGCGAGGAGCCCGTTCCCGACCAGCCGGAGCCGCTGAAGTCCATCCTGGCAGCAACTTATGGCACGCTGATGTTCCAGGAGCAGATCCTGCGGATTGCGGTGCACTACGCGGGGTATTCGTGGCCGGAGGCGGATCGCTTCAGAAGTCGGCTGGGGAAGGTCGAGGATCCAGCGGAACTGGAGGAGCTGAAAACCCTCTTCGTGGCGGGCGCGGGCCTGACCTGTGGGGCGTTCCCGTGGGAGGCGGAGGCGGTTTTCACGACCTGCGCAGCCTTTCGGGGGTACGGCTTTGCGGAGAGTCACGCGCACGCGTTCGCCCAGCACGCTTACGCTTCAGCATACATGCGCCGGCATCACCCGGCGGCGTTTCTGGCGGGGCTGCTCACGGAAGCGCCGGGGATGTGGCCGGAGGGGGTGATCGCGTCGGACTTTGCCAGGAGAGGCGTGCGACTCAGCCCGGTCGATGTGAATCGCTCCGGAATCAGCTACCGGGCGGAAACGGCGCGTGGTGTCCGTGTCCCGTTGACCGCCGTCGAGGGGCTGAGTCTGGAGAGCGCGCGGCGGATCGTGCAGGAGCGCCTGGTGAACGGGAAGTTCAGGTCGGTCGAGGACTTCTACGACCGGGTGGAACTGAAGAGGGACACCCTAGAAGCCCTGGTGAAGGCGGGGGCCTTCGATGGGGTGGATCTTCAGAAGAACCGCCGGGAGGCGTACTACGTGCTGCACACGGTGGCGAACGCGAAGCCCCCGGGCACGCACGGGGTGCTGACCCCGAAGTCCGAGTCGCCGGAATTGGTCGAGCTCTCCCCGGATGAAGTGCTGTTCCTCGACCTCGCCACCAAGGGGCTGAGCGAGACCGGCCGGCACCCCCTGGACGCCCACCGGGGCCGACTCCGGGACCTGGGCTGTCTCCCCCTGGGTGGGTTGAAGCATGGCGAGACCGTCTGGGCGGCGGGCGTGGTGGTCGCGAAGCAGCGCCCACCGACCGCGAAAGGCTTCGCGTTCTACGTGCTGGAGGACGCCACCGCCCGAATTCAGGCAATCATCTCCCCGGATCTGTGGGAAGCGCACCGGGTACTCCTCCGGGACGCGCGGGCGCTGCTGGTGCAGGGCGTGGTCACGCGCACGGGGCGCGCGGTGACGGTCAGGGTCAGTCGGCTGGCCGAGGTGCCGCTGGGCCGCGTCCAGCCGGCCGACGCGGCGGATTGA
- a CDS encoding spore photoproduct lyase family protein yields MATRFPLDIRQIYVDPRAAALPRGQEILNRFPQAEHLQVTSHQNIPGLHGNAGLVKDWLRIKRQVLVLGVRKTLTLRPNGRSADFIAPGMANGCALSCAYCYVPRHKGYANPVTTFANIEDVLSALGRHAAKQGQKLTPNSVDPAAWVYDLGENSDLSVDALISDNVRDQIALFRALPHAKASFATKYVNRDLLGYDPQGRTRVRFSLMPAATARTVDIGTSSIPERLAAINEFVEAGYEVHLNFSPVIIFEGWTQAYRELFGQVDAALTPAAKAQLAAEVIFLTHNAGLHEVNLGWHPKAEGLLWTPQWQETKTSEYGGTNLRYRRGLKGQAVSRFTALLREELPYCTVRYAF; encoded by the coding sequence GTGGCGACGCGCTTTCCCCTCGACATCCGGCAGATCTATGTCGATCCCCGGGCCGCCGCGCTGCCCCGGGGCCAGGAGATCCTGAACCGCTTCCCTCAGGCCGAGCACCTCCAGGTCACCTCGCACCAGAACATCCCCGGCCTGCACGGCAACGCAGGGCTCGTGAAGGACTGGCTGCGCATCAAGCGGCAGGTGCTGGTGCTGGGCGTACGCAAGACCCTGACCCTGCGGCCCAACGGCCGCAGCGCCGACTTCATCGCCCCCGGGATGGCCAACGGCTGCGCGCTGTCGTGTGCCTACTGCTACGTGCCCCGCCACAAGGGCTACGCCAACCCTGTCACGACGTTCGCCAATATCGAGGACGTGCTCTCGGCCCTGGGCCGGCATGCCGCGAAGCAGGGCCAGAAGCTGACCCCGAACTCCGTCGATCCGGCCGCCTGGGTCTACGACCTGGGCGAGAACAGCGACCTGAGCGTGGACGCGCTGATCTCGGACAACGTGCGCGACCAGATCGCGCTGTTCCGCGCCCTGCCCCACGCCAAGGCCTCCTTCGCCACTAAGTATGTCAACCGCGACCTGCTGGGCTACGACCCGCAGGGCCGCACGCGCGTCCGCTTCTCGCTGATGCCGGCGGCCACGGCGCGCACGGTGGACATCGGCACGTCGTCCATCCCCGAACGGCTCGCCGCCATCAACGAGTTCGTGGAGGCCGGGTACGAGGTGCACCTGAACTTCTCGCCCGTGATCATCTTCGAGGGCTGGACGCAGGCCTACCGGGAACTCTTCGGGCAGGTGGACGCGGCGCTCACGCCCGCGGCCAAGGCGCAACTGGCCGCCGAGGTCATCTTCCTGACCCACAACGCGGGCCTGCACGAGGTCAACCTGGGCTGGCATCCGAAGGCGGAGGGGCTGCTGTGGACGCCGCAGTGGCAGGAGACGAAGACTTCCGAGTACGGCGGCACCAACCTGCGCTACCGGCGGGGCCTCAAGGGGCAGGCGGTGAGCCGCTTCACGGCGCTGCTGCGCGAGGAATTGCCGTACTGCACCGTTCGCTACGCCTTTTGA
- a CDS encoding MFS transporter, which translates to MTPPLTLWNRSFLLWLLGSAQSRLGSALSGIALSFLVLAQTGSAGATALTLACALAPNLLMPLMGAWVDRVPLKVPLIGAALTQGLLQVAVGGLALAWGEVPLGLVNGAALLAGLANAFAQPASSAAVPALVPPGELARANGVLTSVSQGAWLLGTLAGGALVAAVSPAVAIALDGVSFLVMAGVLTQVALPQARPLSAATPGLLADLRAGLRLMGRSRTLSFTPLIGLLLNATLAPLLVVVPKLMGSLGAGAQGYGAFLALEAAGMVAAGALFAVLGHRLPVRRATAAGLLLTAATYGVMWAWPVLPVVLVGSAVLGFGFGILNAPLNTLLQQLVPAAYRGRVFSVLGMASSLGMPLSLLVVSPWLDRVAAPVWFGAAACLQGLGAVAWVLVVRSERQLPNLQDLDVATA; encoded by the coding sequence ATGACCCCTCCTCTGACCCTCTGGAACCGTTCCTTCCTGCTCTGGCTGCTCGGCAGCGCGCAGTCCCGGCTGGGCTCGGCGCTCTCCGGCATCGCGCTCAGCTTCCTGGTGCTCGCCCAGACCGGCTCGGCCGGCGCGACCGCCCTGACCCTGGCGTGCGCCCTGGCGCCGAACCTGTTGATGCCGCTGATGGGCGCGTGGGTCGACCGCGTGCCCCTGAAGGTGCCGCTGATCGGCGCGGCGCTCACCCAGGGGCTGCTGCAGGTCGCGGTGGGCGGCCTGGCCCTGGCCTGGGGGGAGGTGCCGCTGGGGCTGGTGAACGGCGCGGCGCTGCTCGCGGGGCTCGCGAACGCCTTCGCGCAGCCCGCCAGCAGCGCGGCCGTGCCGGCCCTGGTGCCCCCGGGTGAGCTCGCGCGGGCCAACGGCGTGCTCACGAGCGTCTCCCAGGGCGCGTGGCTGCTCGGCACGCTGGCGGGCGGCGCACTGGTGGCGGCCGTGTCGCCGGCGGTGGCGATCGCCCTGGACGGCGTGAGCTTCCTGGTGATGGCGGGCGTGCTGACGCAGGTTGCCCTGCCCCAGGCCAGGCCATTGAGCGCGGCGACGCCCGGTCTCCTCGCTGACCTGCGGGCAGGCCTGCGATTGATGGGGCGATCGAGGACGCTGTCGTTCACGCCGCTGATCGGCCTGCTGCTGAACGCCACCCTGGCCCCGCTGCTCGTCGTGGTGCCGAAGCTGATGGGGTCGCTGGGCGCCGGCGCCCAGGGGTACGGGGCGTTTCTCGCGCTGGAGGCGGCCGGCATGGTCGCGGCCGGCGCCCTGTTCGCGGTACTCGGCCACCGCCTGCCGGTGCGGCGGGCGACGGCGGCCGGCCTGCTGCTGACAGCGGCGACCTACGGCGTGATGTGGGCCTGGCCGGTGCTGCCGGTGGTGCTGGTGGGTTCAGCGGTGCTAGGCTTCGGCTTTGGGATCCTGAACGCACCCCTGAATACCCTGTTGCAGCAACTGGTGCCGGCCGCGTACCGGGGGCGGGTGTTCAGTGTATTGGGGATGGCCTCGAGCCTTGGGATGCCGCTGAGTCTGCTGGTGGTCTCGCCCTGGCTCGACCGGGTGGCCGCGCCCGTATGGTTTGGGGCGGCGGCGTGCCTGCAGGGACTGGGGGCGGTGGCGTGGGTGCTGGTGGTGCGCTCGGAGCGGCAGCTGCCGAACCTTCAGGATCTGGATGTCGCCACGGCGTGA
- a CDS encoding Y-family DNA polymerase has protein sequence MARTFIACVHLAPWALTLVQRGHPGVPVAVLSEARKVVHVSPEAALAGVTVGMRETAALSRCPDLHAEVITAPAAQTAWNELLEELYARYADRVEGRTPGTAFLTLTAPAARELAVALHAPVGLGTSLEVAQLAALRAKPGEVKEAAGAGQAEAAFLALTPIGHLEVLGLTPAHLERLRFLGLRGLADLVKWSPAQREAFLGVDVGKALNRFLRGERTTAVARYVPGQMIEARLSVDAPVHEPGELDAALVEVLPGLWTELRGRTAAYLHVKAETALGALSATRKLKWPLDEEALQRLAALALTETDALSLGIDRLTVGFSGLAQPSRMVGLWAGLAELEVTKDVLGRFPDALVRVHWLDPFSYVTDAQYEWVDWLTGEVRATPMTPPRVMPTRAQRHDRAVQGVLAFFEAVSP, from the coding sequence GTGGCGCGCACGTTCATCGCCTGCGTGCACCTTGCGCCGTGGGCCCTGACGCTGGTGCAGCGCGGGCATCCCGGGGTGCCGGTCGCGGTGCTAAGTGAGGCCCGGAAGGTGGTGCACGTGAGTCCGGAGGCGGCGCTGGCTGGGGTCACGGTCGGCATGCGCGAAACGGCGGCCCTCTCCCGCTGCCCCGACCTGCACGCGGAGGTGATCACCGCCCCCGCTGCACAGACGGCCTGGAATGAACTTCTGGAGGAACTCTATGCCCGGTACGCCGACCGGGTGGAGGGCCGGACGCCCGGCACCGCCTTCCTCACCCTCACCGCCCCAGCGGCCCGGGAACTCGCGGTGGCCCTGCATGCCCCGGTCGGCCTGGGAACCAGCCTGGAGGTCGCCCAGCTCGCGGCGCTGCGGGCGAAGCCGGGCGAGGTGAAGGAAGCGGCCGGCGCGGGCCAGGCGGAGGCCGCCTTCCTCGCCCTGACGCCGATCGGGCACCTGGAGGTGCTCGGCCTCACCCCGGCCCACCTGGAGCGGCTGCGCTTCCTGGGCCTGCGTGGACTGGCCGACCTGGTGAAGTGGAGCCCCGCCCAGCGGGAGGCCTTCCTCGGGGTGGACGTGGGGAAGGCGCTCAACCGCTTCCTGAGGGGAGAGAGGACGACGGCGGTCGCCCGGTACGTTCCCGGCCAGATGATCGAGGCCCGCCTGAGCGTGGACGCGCCCGTGCATGAACCGGGTGAGCTGGACGCGGCGCTCGTTGAGGTTCTTCCTGGCCTCTGGACGGAGCTGCGTGGCCGAACCGCCGCGTACCTGCACGTCAAGGCCGAGACCGCCCTGGGCGCCCTCTCCGCGACCCGCAAGCTGAAGTGGCCGCTGGACGAGGAGGCCCTGCAGCGCCTCGCGGCCCTGGCTCTGACCGAGACGGACGCCCTCTCCCTGGGCATCGACCGCCTGACGGTGGGGTTCAGCGGCCTGGCGCAGCCTTCGCGGATGGTTGGCCTCTGGGCGGGGCTCGCGGAGCTGGAGGTGACCAAAGATGTTCTCGGTCGCTTCCCGGACGCGCTGGTCAGGGTGCACTGGCTCGACCCGTTCTCGTACGTCACGGACGCGCAGTACGAGTGGGTGGACTGGCTCACCGGTGAGGTCAGGGCCACGCCCATGACGCCGCCGAGGGTCATGCCCACCCGCGCCCAGCGGCATGACCGCGCGGTGCAGGGCGTGCTGGCTTTCTTCGAGGCGGTGTCCCCGTGA
- the lexA gene encoding transcriptional repressor LexA yields the protein MPPRLTALRLNLLRTIARLIQGGAPPTAAELARLLGLTEATISTHLAALTALGLIHRPGARGRLQLTDEAHALLETGIPIYGQIAAGPPTLAEQAPDRRTPSLDALLGVQEGDYLLEVRGESMTGIGLMDGDLVLVRPASDVMDGEIAVVLLPDENTATLKRLYRLLDEIVLESENPAMARLSFPADQVVVQGRMIGRLGVGAPKRSSRRR from the coding sequence ATGCCCCCCCGCCTGACCGCCCTGCGCCTCAACCTCCTGCGCACCATCGCTCGCCTCATCCAGGGCGGCGCCCCGCCCACCGCCGCCGAACTCGCCCGCCTCCTCGGCCTCACCGAAGCCACCATCTCCACCCACCTCGCCGCCCTCACCGCCCTCGGACTGATCCACCGACCCGGCGCCCGGGGTCGGCTGCAGCTCACCGACGAAGCGCACGCCCTCCTTGAGACGGGCATCCCGATCTACGGCCAGATTGCCGCCGGGCCGCCTACCCTCGCCGAGCAGGCCCCGGATCGCCGCACGCCCAGCCTGGACGCGCTGCTCGGCGTGCAGGAGGGGGACTACCTCCTGGAAGTGCGCGGGGAGAGCATGACCGGCATCGGCCTGATGGACGGCGACCTCGTGCTCGTGCGGCCGGCCAGTGACGTGATGGACGGCGAGATCGCCGTGGTGCTGCTCCCCGACGAGAACACGGCCACCCTCAAACGGCTCTACCGCCTGCTGGATGAGATCGTGCTGGAGTCCGAGAACCCGGCGATGGCGAGGCTGAGCTTTCCCGCCGATCAGGTGGTCGTGCAGGGGCGCATGATCGGCCGGCTGGGCGTCGGGGCACCCAAGCGAAGTTCCCGGAGGCGATGA